One segment of Ascidiaceihabitans donghaensis DNA contains the following:
- a CDS encoding periplasmic heavy metal sensor — translation MENDMNETGHITRIPRLFKVVLGLSLAFNLLVIGVIVGAGARGGGPMRGAGLTNYAMPYVKALPGEDRRAIFKRMRRDGVPQMPDRKQRRALYFQMVSVLEADNFDEVAAEAILKQQGTTSVAAMTAAQKAWIEHVSEMDDAARQAYAVEVQQELERRHKHKKPKQ, via the coding sequence ATGGAAAATGATATGAATGAAACTGGTCACATCACGCGGATTCCGCGCCTGTTCAAAGTTGTGTTGGGTCTGTCTTTAGCCTTCAACCTGCTGGTCATCGGCGTCATTGTAGGGGCGGGCGCACGCGGTGGCGGACCTATGCGAGGTGCCGGCCTTACCAACTACGCGATGCCCTATGTCAAAGCTTTGCCGGGCGAAGATCGCCGCGCCATTTTCAAGCGCATGCGGCGTGACGGGGTGCCCCAAATGCCTGATAGAAAACAGCGTCGGGCGCTGTATTTTCAGATGGTCTCCGTGTTGGAAGCCGACAACTTTGATGAAGTCGCGGCGGAAGCGATTTTGAAACAGCAAGGCACCACGTCTGTTGCAGCCATGACTGCAGCACAGAAGGCTTGGATCGAACATGTAAGCGAAATGGATGATGCGGCACGCCAAGCTTATGCTGTGGAAGTTCAACAGGAATTGGAACGCCGCCACAAACACAAAAAACCAAAACAATAG
- a CDS encoding RNA polymerase sigma factor: protein MNMPLDAEPATDDAALLARYARGDAAAARLLTARLTPRVYAQAFRVLGDGAEAEDVAQEAMLRLWKTAPQWREGEAKVSTWLYRVTANLCIDRLRRTRGAALDDVAEPQDPTPGVEAKMQDRARMDALQMALNALPDRQRQAVVLRHIEGLANPEIAQILDISTEAVESLTARGKRALATSLAGARAELGYTDDTE from the coding sequence ATGAATATGCCATTGGACGCAGAACCGGCCACAGATGATGCTGCATTGCTTGCCCGCTATGCACGCGGCGACGCTGCGGCGGCACGGTTGTTGACGGCGCGTCTGACACCACGCGTTTATGCGCAGGCATTTCGGGTCTTGGGCGACGGGGCGGAAGCCGAAGATGTGGCCCAAGAGGCCATGTTGCGTCTTTGGAAGACGGCACCGCAGTGGCGTGAAGGCGAAGCAAAAGTGTCGACGTGGTTGTACAGGGTAACAGCAAACCTGTGCATAGACCGCTTGCGCCGAACACGTGGTGCCGCATTGGACGACGTGGCAGAACCACAAGACCCGACGCCAGGTGTCGAAGCTAAAATGCAGGACCGTGCCCGCATGGATGCGTTACAAATGGCACTGAACGCGTTGCCAGACCGGCAACGTCAGGCTGTGGTCTTGCGTCATATCGAGGGTTTGGCAAATCCGGAGATCGCGCAGATCTTGGACATCAGCACAGAAGCTGTTGAAAGCTTAACAGCGCGGGGCAAGCGGGCATTGGCCACTTCATTGGCAGGGGCGCGCGCAGAATTGGGGTACACAGATGACACAGAATAA
- a CDS encoding EF-hand domain-containing protein has product MTQTIKFVLAACAGLALVSPAFANTKGAGKSPPSFETLDVDGNGQITEAEMRAHGVARFEGMDTDKDGFLSKAELEAAGTKRAQKRSARMMSHLDANEDGQLSLEEVQKRGRAGKMLSRMDKDEDGSVSRDEYDTARAHMKKRHKKN; this is encoded by the coding sequence ATGACACAGACAATCAAATTCGTTCTGGCAGCATGCGCCGGACTTGCGTTGGTCAGCCCTGCTTTTGCAAATACGAAGGGTGCAGGCAAAAGTCCGCCAAGCTTCGAAACACTGGATGTAGATGGCAACGGCCAAATCACCGAAGCCGAAATGCGCGCCCATGGTGTTGCACGTTTCGAAGGGATGGACACCGATAAAGACGGCTTTTTGTCGAAGGCTGAACTGGAAGCGGCAGGCACAAAACGGGCTCAGAAACGCAGTGCCCGTATGATGTCGCATCTGGATGCCAACGAAGACGGGCAACTGTCACTCGAAGAGGTGCAAAAACGCGGCCGTGCGGGCAAGATGCTGTCGCGCATGGATAAGGATGAAGACGGCAGCGTGTCGCGGGACGAATACGATACGGCACGCGCTCATATGAAAAAGCGTCATAAAAAGAACTAA
- a CDS encoding DUF983 domain-containing protein: MSDSNFADHDALQDGENTRSTWAAIRKGWRRKCPKCGRGALLKSYLKVEDRCAVCRQELHHHKADDGPAYLTILVVGHLMAPLLHIAFVTWRPEPLVLFTIFAVGCVALSLYLLPRLKGAIVGYQWARQMGGFGTSS, from the coding sequence ATGAGCGATTCAAACTTTGCGGACCATGACGCACTACAAGACGGTGAAAATACACGATCCACTTGGGCTGCAATCCGCAAAGGGTGGCGCCGTAAATGTCCCAAATGCGGACGCGGCGCACTTTTGAAAAGCTATCTGAAGGTGGAAGACCGCTGCGCAGTGTGTCGTCAGGAATTGCACCACCACAAAGCGGATGATGGTCCTGCATATTTGACGATTTTGGTGGTTGGCCACCTTATGGCGCCGCTGCTGCATATCGCCTTTGTAACATGGCGTCCCGAACCATTGGTTTTGTTTACCATTTTTGCGGTTGGCTGTGTGGCACTATCGCTCTACCTTCTGCCCAGACTGAAGGGCGCCATTGTCGGGTATCAATGGGCGCGTCAGATGGGGGGCTTCGGAACCTCGTCCTGA
- a CDS encoding NUDIX hydrolase: MSIDKTQIRHAATVIVLRDRLTDPHILMGQRGAKAVFMPNKFVFPGGAVDAGDADVSLGTPMGSPCADRLLDESPEDMTHALGVAAIRELFEETGQVLGQPGTWDGEVPADWVDFAATGHVPHAAPLQFVFRAITPPGRPRRFDARFFLIDADDLVSDPDDFSAASDELSHLQWVSLAQARSFDMPFITEVVLSEIQARVGDTSPPASVPFFNNNDEESLFARLHGKPQDR; encoded by the coding sequence ATGAGCATCGACAAGACACAGATTAGACACGCAGCCACTGTGATCGTGTTGCGCGACCGCCTGACCGACCCACATATTTTGATGGGTCAACGTGGTGCCAAAGCTGTGTTCATGCCAAACAAATTTGTGTTCCCGGGCGGCGCAGTTGACGCAGGTGACGCCGACGTTTCGCTAGGGACACCTATGGGGTCCCCTTGCGCGGACAGGCTGCTGGACGAAAGCCCCGAAGACATGACGCATGCACTGGGCGTCGCTGCAATCCGCGAGTTGTTCGAAGAAACCGGTCAGGTGTTGGGCCAGCCCGGCACTTGGGATGGCGAAGTGCCGGCCGATTGGGTGGATTTCGCGGCCACCGGCCATGTGCCACATGCAGCCCCTTTGCAGTTTGTGTTTCGTGCGATCACGCCACCGGGTCGCCCCCGTCGCTTTGATGCCCGTTTTTTCCTAATCGACGCTGACGATCTGGTAAGTGACCCTGATGATTTCAGTGCGGCTTCAGACGAGCTATCACATCTTCAGTGGGTTTCGTTGGCTCAGGCACGTAGTTTTGACATGCCTTTCATCACAGAAGTTGTCCTAAGCGAGATACAAGCACGTGTCGGTGATACATCACCACCCGCAAGCGTGCCTTTTTTCAACAATAACGACGAAGAAAGCCTGTTCGCACGGCTACATGGCAAGCCGCAAGACAGGTAG
- a CDS encoding DMT family transporter, whose protein sequence is MDLWIYVTLAAATFQTVRFMLQKQMATSTLSASGATFARFFYSAPLVAVLMALYMTVRGQSFPDLSTAFWMYGAVGGLAQILATVCVVMLFKQRNFAVGITFKKSEVVLIVVMSVLVLGEKVTWLGFGAILLGVVGLLLLSSAPKDQAFRLRDMANKAAGLGLLSGALFAVSGVTYRGASLELPLDDPLARAAITLSAVTAMQLAAMAVWLRLREVGQITAVWKARRVAGWIGMFSMAGSFCWFLAFTLQNAAYVKALGQVELILSLMVTALFFKEKITPREITGVCILGASVVLLVSVI, encoded by the coding sequence ATGGACCTTTGGATTTATGTCACCTTGGCTGCGGCCACCTTTCAAACTGTACGCTTTATGCTGCAAAAGCAGATGGCGACGTCCACTCTCAGTGCGTCAGGGGCGACATTTGCGCGCTTTTTTTATTCCGCACCCTTAGTGGCTGTGTTGATGGCGTTGTATATGACGGTACGAGGTCAGAGTTTCCCGGACTTATCGACAGCGTTCTGGATGTATGGCGCCGTCGGTGGTCTGGCACAGATCCTGGCGACAGTGTGTGTTGTGATGCTGTTCAAGCAACGTAATTTCGCTGTCGGGATCACCTTCAAGAAAAGCGAAGTTGTTCTAATCGTCGTCATGAGCGTTTTGGTCTTGGGCGAAAAAGTCACATGGTTGGGATTCGGCGCGATCTTGTTGGGCGTCGTCGGGTTGCTTTTGCTGTCCTCTGCGCCAAAGGATCAAGCGTTTCGACTACGGGACATGGCCAACAAGGCCGCAGGTTTGGGCCTGCTGTCCGGGGCGCTATTTGCCGTCTCGGGTGTGACTTACCGCGGCGCATCATTGGAATTGCCTTTGGATGACCCTTTGGCGCGGGCGGCTATTACCCTATCCGCGGTGACGGCCATGCAGCTGGCCGCGATGGCCGTTTGGTTGCGTTTGCGTGAAGTCGGGCAAATCACAGCTGTTTGGAAGGCCCGACGCGTGGCTGGATGGATCGGGATGTTCTCGATGGCCGGATCGTTCTGCTGGTTTTTGGCGTTTACTTTGCAAAACGCGGCATACGTCAAAGCATTGGGACAGGTCGAATTGATCCTGAGCCTTATGGTCACTGCTCTGTTTTTCAAAGAAAAAATCACACCAAGAGAGATAACAGGCGTATGTATCTTAGGTGCTTCGGTGGTCTTGTTGGTCAGTGTTATCTAA
- a CDS encoding fatty acid desaturase: protein MPLLHPAIGFLGLVPALVLHSSLSHEVLHGHPFTSKKLNEACVIVQPGLFIPYLRFRDTHLAHHMDARLTDPYDDPESNYLDPAVWNQLSNGAQLALRFNNTLLGRILIGPMVSQWAFMCGDMKAIMQADRPVLTAWIWHVPGVVLVLGIVLTSQMPLWIYVLGAYCALSVLKIRTFLEHQAHLRASGRSVIIEDKGILAFLFLNNNLHAVHHMHPSVPWYHLRGLYWGNKSRYVTCNGGYVYGSYMQVFRRYFWTRKDPVAHPLWPMR from the coding sequence TTGCCCCTGCTACATCCTGCCATTGGATTTCTGGGTCTGGTTCCGGCGTTGGTTTTGCATTCTTCATTGTCCCACGAGGTTCTGCATGGGCACCCGTTTACATCCAAAAAGCTGAACGAGGCATGCGTTATCGTGCAGCCAGGGCTTTTTATTCCGTATTTGCGGTTTCGGGACACCCATTTGGCCCACCATATGGATGCGCGATTGACGGACCCCTATGATGATCCAGAAAGCAACTATCTGGATCCCGCTGTTTGGAACCAGTTAAGCAATGGTGCGCAGTTGGCTTTGCGGTTCAACAACACTTTGCTGGGGCGCATTTTGATCGGCCCAATGGTGTCACAATGGGCGTTTATGTGTGGGGACATGAAGGCAATTATGCAGGCTGACAGACCGGTTCTGACCGCTTGGATCTGGCATGTGCCGGGGGTCGTGTTGGTTTTGGGCATTGTGCTGACATCTCAGATGCCACTTTGGATTTATGTCCTGGGGGCGTACTGCGCGTTGTCCGTTTTGAAGATCAGGACGTTTTTGGAACATCAAGCACACCTACGCGCTTCCGGGCGCAGCGTTATTATCGAAGACAAAGGGATTCTTGCGTTTCTATTCTTGAACAACAACTTACACGCCGTGCATCACATGCATCCGTCTGTGCCGTGGTACCATTTGCGCGGTCTGTATTGGGGCAATAAGTCCCGTTATGTGACGTGTAATGGCGGTTACGTCTACGGGTCGTATATGCAGGTTTTCAGGCGCTACTTTTGGACGCGCAAAGATCCTGTGGCACATCCGCTCTGGCCAATGCGCTAA